In Sphingomonas profundi, the sequence CCGGCCAGGATGCGGCGCTGCTCGGCAAGGTCACGCTCGGTGTCGGCGACCTGGGCCAGAGCGTCGGCCGCCTCGCGCACGGCGCGCAGCACCGCCCCGTCATAGTCTGCCACGGCCAAAGCGACGCGGGCGTCGGCGCCGGCGTAAGCGGCACGCAGACGGCCGCCGTCGAACAGCGGCAGGTGCAGCGCCGCGCCGCCGCCATAGGTGCGCGCGTCGGTGCTGAAGACGTTGCCGATGCCGATGGCGGAGAGCCCGATCAGCGCCCGCAGATCGACGTTCGGGTAGAAGTCCGCCCGCGCCGCGGTGCGGCCGGCGACGGCCGCGTCGATCCGTGCTCTCGCGGCGAGCAGATCCGGCCGGCGGCCGAGCAGATCCGCCGGCAGCGCCTGCGGCAGGGCGGCGAGGCGGTTCGCATCCAGCGTGGGCCGCCCCACCTGCGCGTAGAAATCGGCGCCCCGCCCGACGAGGGCGGCGAGCGCGTGGACGGCGAGCGTGCGCCCCGCCTCGGCCCGGATCTGCGCCTGCCGCGCCTCGGCCAGCAGCGTCTCGCCGGCGCGCGCGTCGAAATCGCTGGCGAGGCCGGTACGGATGCGGGTGTTGGCGAGCGCGAGCGAGCGGTCGCGCGAGGCGACGAGATCGCGCGCCACATCGGCCAGCGCATAGGCGCGGGCGAGATCGACGTAGGCGGAGGCGACGCCGCTGACGATCGCCAGCCGCGCGGCGGCGGCATCCAGCGCCGCCGCGTCGGCGCCGGCGCCGGCCTGGGCGATCAGCGCCTTCTGACGGCCGAACAGATCGAGCGTCCAGCCAAGCCCGGCCTGCGCGCTGGCGATCCAGCGGGTGCTGCCCGCGAACGGCGGCGGGATCGTCGATCGGCCGCTGAGCCGCTGGCGATCGAGCGAGGCATCGAGCGCGCCTTGCGGATCGTCGACCGAGTCCGTCTCGGCCAGGGTGGCGCGGGCGGCGGCCAGGCGGGCGAGGGCGGCATCGAGCGACGGCTCGTGCGCCAGCGCCGCCGCCATCAGCCGATCGAGCTGCGGATCGCCCAGCGCCGTCCACCAATCGGGCGCGACCGGCGGCAGCGGCGCGGCCGCCAGCCCAAGCTGCCCGGCGGCGATCGGCACGGGCGCGGCGGCGCGCGGCGGCAGGCCCGCGCACCCGGCGAGCGCCAGCGACGCGGCGACCGGAAGCAGCCGCCTCATGGCCGCGCCTCGCCGCTCTGCACGGCGGACAGGCGATCGATGAGGCGGCGGAGGAGCGACAGCAGCATCGCATCCTCCTCCGGCGTGAACGCCTCCATCAGCATGTCCCACAGGCCGGCGACGCGCGGCACCAGCCGGTTCGCGGCATCCCGGCCGACCGGCGTGAGCGAGAGATGGATGACGCGCCGGTCGCTGGTGCTGCGCTGGCGCGCGATCAGGCCGCGCTCCTCCAGCTGATCCAGCATGCGCGTCGTCGCGCCGCCGTCATGGCCGAGGCAGCGGGCGAGCGCGCCGCACGTGTCGACCAGGCCGTCGCGCAGCTGGATCAGCGCGACCCACTGGGTGAAGCTCAGATCCTCGTCGGAGAAGCTCTCCTCGCCGACCTGCATGGTGAGCTTGTGCGCGCGCCGCAGCAGATAGCCGAGGCTGTTCGTCGCCGTATATTGCTCCGCCCGATCGTATGTCTCGGCCATTGTTGCCACCACAAAACTTGCCTTGGCATCTAATTGGCGCTCGAACGGCGTTCGTCAAGGCAGAAGCGTGATGCTCATCGCGAATGTGCGCCGGCCGGCGGGCGGGATGATGACGATGCCGGGCTTGGCGAACAGGTCCGCGTCGAAGCCCGCCGGATCGGCGAAGCCCTGCCACGGCTCGATGCAGAGGAAGCCGGCGCCGGGCTTGGACCACAGGCCCAGCATCGGCATGTCCGGATAGTCGATCCGCAACTGCGGCCCGGCGGCGGCGCCGTAGAGCAGGCTGCGGCTGGCCGGCCGATCGAGGATGATCGCATCCTCGACGAACAGATCGTCGTCGAGGGCGAGCGTATCGCCGGCGATCGGGCTGGGCCGCAGCCGCGGATCGACGAGGCCGGCGGTGTCCAGACGGCGGATCGGCGTGGGCTCGTTCGCGCCGAAACGGATGCGGTGGTCGGCACGCGGCGCGCCATAGGGCAGCGGCCAGCGCAGGGCGGGGTGGAAGCCGAAGCTGGCCGGCATCGCCGTATCGCCGAGATTGGCGACCGTCGCCTCCAGCCGGATCGTGGCGGCGGCGATCGCGTAGCGCATGTCCAGCCGGAAGGCGAAGGGATAGGCGGCGCGCGTCTCCTCGTCCGCCTCCAGCCGGAAGGTGGCGGCGGCGGGCGCCTGTTCCAGCAGGGCGAAGCGGCGGCGGCGGGCGAAGCCGTGGCGCGGTAGCTCATAATTCTGCCCGTCCAGCCGGTAGCGACCACCCGCGAGGCCGCCGACGATCGGGAACAGCAGCGGCGACCGGCCGGACCAGACGGCCGGATCGCCATCCCACAGCAGATCGCGGCCGGCCGCGTCCCGCAGGATCCGGAGCTCCGCGCCGAGCGGGCTGATCGCCGCCGACAGGCCGTCGCCGGCGATCGCGATCTCGCCGGGCTCATTCTCGTCCGCCATGTGTTTCTCCGTCCGCGCCGCCTGTGTTGCAGTGCGGCGCGTACAACCGCCTTCCTCCGGAGGAAAGAACGTGATGCTCGCCCGACGCTTCTCCACCGCCTTCGCCGCCCGCTTCGCCCAGCGCAGCGTGGGCGTGGAGGACGATTCGATCGAACAGGCGCTGTTGACGACCGGCATCACGCTGGCGGCCACGCGCAAGCGCCGCACGGCCGGCATCGCGCTGGTGGCGGCCGCCGCCGCGCTCGGCTGGGCACGGCGCCGGCGGGAGCGCGTCAGGCGCGCCTGATCCGCCGGCGAGGGTCAGTCCCGGGCGGCGGCGGTGTCGGCCATCTTGGCGCCGCGCTCGCCCATCGGGCGGGGGCGGCCGGTGGTGCTGTCCTGCGCGGTCTGCCGCTCCACCTCGGCATTGATCGTCGCGCCGAGCAGGATCGCGTAGGCGGAGACGAACAGCCACATCAGCAGCACCACCACCGCGCCCAGCGAGCCATAGGTGGCGTTATAGTCGCCGAACTTCGCGGCGTAGAAGCCGAAGCCCAGCGTGGCCGCCAGCCACAGCACCGTGGCGAGCGCGGAGCCGAGCGACAGCCAGCGCCAGCGCGCATCCGCCCGATCGGGCGCGAAGCGGTAGGTGGCGGCGATCACCATGCTGGCGAGCGTGCCGGCGACGAGCCACGTCGCCACCTTGATCATCGCCGCCGCCGCCGGCCCGATGCCGCCGAGCAGGGTCTGCAGATAGCCGAGGATCGAGGCGGAGAGCAGGCCGACAATGCCTACCATCACGGCGGCGATGATGATCGCGAACGAGATCAGGGTGGTGATGATGATGCTGCGCCGCTCGACCTGCTCGTAGATCACGTTCAGCGCCGCCATGATCGCGCCGGATGCGCGGGTGGCGCCGTAGAGCGAGATCAGCAGCGCCAGCAGCAGGCCGAGCCCCTTCTTGGAGGCGGCCGTGGTGGTGACGCTGACGAGCTGCTCGTAGATCAGCCGCGCGGCGTCCGCCGGCACCAGATCGATGATCGTGCGCATGTGGGTAGCGACGGTGGCCGGATCGGCGATCAGGCCGTAGGTCATGATGAGGGCGCCGAACAGCGGCACGATCGAGAGGAAGCAGTAGAAGGCGACGCCGGCGGCCATCAGCCCGATATTGTCGGTGCCGGTCTTGAACCAGACGCGCTTCAATATGTCCCGCCAGGCGCGCGCCGGCATGGCGAGCGGGCTGCTCGCCTCGCGACCGTGGCCCTTCGGCTTGCCCGATGCCGCTTCCCCTGCCGCCTGCGCCATGAAACTCCCCTCTCGTCACTCGTCCTGCAAACTCTCGGGCCGGCCAAAGGCTCAATAAAGAAAGTGGCGGAGGTGATGGATCCGATCGCGGTTTCGGGCGTTTGCGGGGTGATCCGGGTGCGGTAAGACGGCCGCCGCGGGTGTTTCGGGGGTCGGTGTTGCGAAGATTGACGCGGTTCGCGCTCGCGGCCTCCCTCAGCTGGGCCGCCGTTGCCGCAACGGCGCAGCCGGGGCCGGTGGATCCGGAGTTCGACGCCGCCCTGCCGCCGCTGGAGGCCACGCAGGCGCCGCCGGCCGAGGCCACGCCCGCGCAGATCCCGCCAGTGGCGCCCGATCCGGAACTCGCCCGGCCGCTGCCGCCGATCGCCACCTTCGATGCGACCCCGCCGCCTGCGACCACGACGCAGCCCAAGGCCGATCCCGACGCGCGCATCCGCTACACCAGCAAGGTGACGGGGCTGGACGCCGTGTCCCTAGACGACGCGTTCAAGGCGCTCTCGGCGCTGCGCAAGGGCAAGGGCAAGGCGGCCAACGCCACGCAGGTGCAGGCGCGCGCGGACGAGGATGTGAAGCTGATCGAGCGGCTGCTGCGGTCCGAAGGCTATTATGACGGGCTCGCCGTCGCCACCGTGGATCCCGTCGGCGATGCGCCGGGGCAGGTGGCGGTGACGATCGCCGCCACGCCGGGCGACCGCTACGCGCTGGGCGCGATCGAGACGCGGCTGGACGACCCGAACGCACAGCCGCTGACCCGCGCCGCCCTTGGCCTGAAGACCGGCGACCCGATCGTCGCCGCCGCGATCGAGACGGCCGAGGCCAATGTGGCGCTGCGGCTGCCGGAGCAGGGCTATCCCTTCGTCGCGGTCGGCGCGCGCGACGTGCTGCTCGACGATGCGACGCATCGCGGCGACTATACGCTGCCGGTGACGGCGGGGCCGCGCTCCTCCTTCGGCGCGCTGCGCGCGGCGGGAGACCCGGTGTTCGCGGTGGACCATCTGGCGATCTTCCCGCGCTTCAAGGCGGGCGAGCTGTACGACAGCCGCAAGGTGGACGACCTGCGGCAGGCGCTGGTGGCGACCAGCCTGTTCCAGTCCGTCGCGGTGGAGCCGGTGCGGACCGGCACGATCAACCCGGACGGCACCGAGGCGGTGGACCTGCTGGTGCGGCAGGCCAAGGGGCCGTGGCGCAGCCTGGCGGCGAGCGCCGGCTATGGCACCGGCGAGGGCATCAAGCTGACCGGATCGTGGACCCACCGCAACCTGTTCCCGCCGGAGGGCGCACTGACGGTGGAGGCGGTGGCCGGCACCCAGCAGCAGAGCGTGGGCACCACCTTCCGCCGATCGAATGCCGGCAGGCGCGATCGCACCTTCCAGGCCAACGCCTCCGTCGCGCGGCAGCGGTTCGACGCCTATGATGCCGAGACGGCGAGCCTGGCCGCCAGCCTTGCCCGCACCAGCACGCCGATCTGGCAGAAGAAATGGACCTATTCGATCGGCACGGAGCTGATCGCCACGCGCGAGACGCGCAACGTGGCGAACGACACCGATCGCACGCGCAGCACCTACCTGATCGCCGCCCTGCCGCTGCAGCTGGGCTATGACGGATCGGACAGCCTGCTCGATCCCACGCGCGGCTTCCGCGTCTCCGGCCGGCTGAGCCCGGAGGCGCAGCGGCGCGGCGGCGGCGGCGGCTTCGACGGCTATGCCCGCATGCTGCTGGAGACGAGCGCCTATTTTCCCGCGACCGGATCGATCGTGCTGGCCGGCCGCGCGCGGCTGGGATCGATCGTCGGCGCCACGCGGGACAGCATCGCGCCCTCCCGCCGGCTGTACGCCGGCGGCGGCGGATCGGTGCGCGGCTTCGGCTTTCAGGAGCTTGGGCCGAAGGACGCGAACAACGATCCGCTCGGCGGCCGATCGCTGACCGAGTTCGCGGTGGAGGCGCGCTACCGCTTCGGCAATTTCGGCATCGTGCCCTTCTTCGATGCCGGACGGGTGGGCGAGGGATCGACGCCGAGCCTCTCGGGCCTGCGCTACGGTGCCGGCATCGGCGGGCGCTACTACACGAACTTCGGGCCGATGCGGGTGGACATCGCCACCCCGATCAACCGCCAGCCGGGCGAGTCGAAGGTCGCGCTCTACATCTCCATCGGGCAGGCGTTCTGATGAACCCCGCCCTTCGCACCACGCTGAAATGGGTCGGCATCGGCCTTGCCGCGATCGTCCTGATCGTGGCGGCGCTGCTGGTAGGCATCAATACCGGGCCGGGCCGCGCCTTCATGGCGCGGCAGATCGGCGGCTTCACCACCGAGAGCGGCATGGCCTTCCACGTCGACCGGATCGACGGATCGATCTACGGCCGCATGACCCTGGTGGGGCTGGAGGTGCGCGATCCCAAAGGCGCCTTCCTGACGGCGCCCGCCGTGACGGTGGACTGGCGGCCGTTCGCCTACATCAACAGCAAGGTGGACGTGCGCGAGGCGAGCGCGGCGACGATGACGCTGCTGCGCCTGCCTGAGCTGAAGCCCGTTCCCTCCGATCCGAACGCGCCGACCCTGCCGGACATCGACCTGGCGATCGGCCGGCTGGCGATCGACCGTTTCGTGGTGGAGCCGCCGGTGACGGGCAAGCGGCACATCGTGCGCCTTGCCGGATCCGCCGACATCGCCGACGGACGCGCGCGGATAAACGCCGATGCCGACGCCATCCGCGCGGCCGGCGTGGCGGGCGGCGATCGCCTCACCCTGAGGCTGGATGCGGTGCCCGATGCCAACCGGCTGCTGATCGACGCGAAGTTGGCGGCGCCGGCCGGCGGGCTGGTGGACAGCTATGCGGGCCTGGGCAAGCCGGTCTCGCTCTCGATCGACGGGCGCGGCGACTGGGCGAACTGGGCCGGGCGGGCCAGCGGCACCGTGGGCGGGCAGGTGATCGCCGATCTGGCGCTGACCGGCCGCGACGGCACCTTCGCGGCCAGGGGCGATGTGATGCCCGGCGTCATCCTCACAGGCCCGGCGGCGCGGCTGACCGAGCCGGCGATCGCCATCGACGCCACCGCGAAGCTGGCCGACCGTAAGGCCGATACCGTGCTGCACGCGCGATCGGCGGCGATGGCGGTGGATGCCGCCGGCCTGATCGATCTCGCCAATAGCCGGCTCGGCGGGTTCAGGGTGCAGGGCCAGCTGCTGCGCCCAGGCGCCATCGCCGACAATGCCGCCGGGCGCGACATCCGCTTCGCCGCCACGCTGGACGGGCCGTTCGCCACGCCGACGGTCGAGTATCGCCTGAGCGCCGCCGCCGCCAGCTTCGGCACGATGGGGATCGAAGGCGTGCAGGCGAGCGGACGGGCGGTGATCGACACCGATCGCATCCGCATACCCGTGAACGCCACCGCGCGGCGCGTGACCGGGCTGAACGCGGCGGCCGGCGGCCTGCTGACCAACATCGCGATCAACGGCAACCTCGCTTACACCGGCGGGCGGCTGATCTCCGACAATATCCGGCTGCGATCGGACCGGATCGACGCCACCGCCATCGTGATCGCGGATTTCGGCAAGGGCACCTATACCGGCGCGCTGAAGGGCCGGGTGAACGACTATCAGGTCGACGGGCTAGGCCGCATCAACCTCGTCACCGATGCGAACCTCGTCACCGGGCCGAAGGGCGGCTTCGGCATCAAGGGCCGCGTGCGGGTGACGACACGGCGGCTGGACAATGCCTCGATCCGCGACCAGCTGGGCGGCAATGCCGTCATCACCGCCGACGTGGGCTTCGACGAGGACGGGATCGCCTCCGTCAGCAACCTGCGCGTCACGGCACCGAACCTGCGGGTGACGGGCGGCAGCGGCCGCTACGCGCCGGACGGGCGGATTGCGTTCAGGGCGCAGGGGCAGTCCAAGCTCTACGGCCCGTTCAGCGTGACCGCATCCGGCACCCTGGAGCGGCCGGTGGTGAAGCTGGTCGCGCCACGGCCCTATGTGGGCGTGCAGCTGTCCAACGTGGAGGCGACCCTGACGGGATCGGCCGCCGGCTATCGCGTCGTCGCGCGGGGCGGATCGCCCTACGGGCCGTTCAACGCCGACGTGCTGATCCGATCGGGGCGCGGGCCGCTGGCCATCGACATCGCCACCGCCCGCTTCGCCGGCGTGGACTTCCGCGGCAATCTGGTGGCGACGCCGGCCGGGCCGTTCGCCGGCACGCTGACGCTCGCCGGATCGGGGCTGAACGGCACGGTGCGGCTGGCCGCCGCCGGCGCCAACCAGCGCGCCGACGTGGACGTGCGCGCGTCCGCCGCGCGCATCCCCGGCGACGTGCCGATCACCATCGGCCGCGGCGTGATCCGCGCCACGGCGATCCTGTACCCGAACGCGCCCTCGATCCAGGCGAGCGCGGCCCTGGCTGATGTGACGCAAGGGTCGTTCGTGCTGACCAGCCTGCAGGGACGGGTGAACTATCAGGGCGGGCGCGGCACGGCGGCGGTGATCGCCAAGGGGCGCAGCGGCGTGCCGTTCGACATCGCCGCGCAGGCCGCCCTCTCGCCCACCCTGATCCGCGCCAACGCGAAGGGATCGGTCAACAACCTGGCCTTCCGTCTGGCGAGCCCGGCCGAGATCCGCAAGGCCGGCGCTGAGTGGGTGCTGAGCCCGGCGACGGTGGTGCTGCCGCAGGGGCAGGTGCTGATCGCCGGCCGCTACGGCGCCACCACGCAGGCGACCGCGCGGCTGAACAATCTCGATCTCTCGATCGTGCAGGCGGCGGTGCCGGGCCTGGGCCTGGGCGGCAAGGCGAGCGGCACGGTGGAGATGCGCCTGCCGGCCGGCGGCGGCCTGCCGGTGGTGGATGCCCGGCTGAATATCGCCCGCTTCACCCGCACCGGCGCGCTCGTGGTGTCGCAGCCGGTGGACATTGCGCTGCTGGGCCGGCTGGACAACACGGCCGGCGACGTGCGGGCACTGATCCGGCGCGGCGGCGCGGTGGTGGGGCGGATGCAGGCGCGGCTGGCGCCGATCCCGGCCGGGGCGTCGATTAGCGACCGCCTGTTCGCGGCGGCGCTCTCCGGCGGGGTGCGCTACAACGGCCCGGCCGAAGTGCTGTGGACGCTCACCGGCATCGCCGGCCAGCAGGTGAGCGGGCCGGTGGCGGTGGCGGCGGACTTCAGCGGGCGGCTGGGCCAGCCGAACGTCACCGGCATCGTCCGCGCCAACGCCCTGCGCTACGAGAACGACGTCTATGGCACGACCATCGCGAACATCGCGGTGGACGGGCGCTTCACCCAGAACCGGTTCGAACTGGCGAAGTTCACCGGCAATGCCGGCACCGGCACGATCGCGGCATCCGGCTATGTCGGCCTAGACGCGGCGAGCGGCTTCCCGATGGACATCCGCGTCAACCTCCGCCGGGCGCAGCTGGCGCGCAGCGAGGCGATCGCCGCCACCGTCTCCGGCACGCTCGCAATCTCGAATAGCAAGGCGGCGGGCGCGCTGATCAAGGGCGACCTGACGATCCCCGAGGTGCGCTACGAGATCATCCGCCAGGGCGCGGCCGAGGTGGCCGAGCTGGAAGGCGTGCGCCGCAAGAACGCACCGCCGGTGAAGCCCGTCGCCGAGACGGTGCCGAGCAACTGGAAGCTCGACATCCGCGTCCGTGCCGACAACCGCATCTTCGTGAGCGGCATGGGGCTGGAGGCGGAGTGGAGCACCGACATGCGGATCGGCGGCACGGCGACGCGGCCGGTGATCGTCGGCGACCTAGACGTGCTGCGCGGCACCTACTCCTTCGCCGGCCGCCGCTTCGAGCTGGCGAACAGCAGCAAGGTGACGTTCGACGGTGGCGACTTCCTGAACCCGCAGCTGAACATCTCCGCCAGCACCACGGTGGAGAGCGTGACGGCGACGATCGCGATCGCCGGCCGCGCGCAGGCGCCGCAGATCAGCTTCACCTCGACGCCCAACCTGCCGCAGGACGAGGTGCTCTCGCGCCTGCTGTTCGGATCTTCGGTGACGTCGCTGTCACCGACGCAGGCGATCCAGCTGGCGGCCGCGCTCAACTCGCTGCGCGGATCGGGCGGCGGCGGGCTCAACCCGCTCGGCAAGCTGCGCTCGGCGACAGGGATCGACCGGCTGCGCGTGCTGGGCGCGGACAAGACGGCCGGGCGCGGTACGGCGCTGGCGGCGGGGCAGTACATCTCCAACGACATCTATGTGGAGGTGATCACCGATGCGCGCGGCTTCACCGCCACGCAGCTGGAGATATCGTTGTCGAAGGCGCTCAGCGTGCTCTCCCAGACCGGATCGTTCGGCGGATCGAGCGTGAACCTGCGATATTCGAAGGACTATTGAGGCGCGCGCGCCGGCACCTCAGGGAAGGCGCGAATCAGGGCCGGCGCCGCCTCAACATTCGACGACGTTCACCGCCAGGCCGCCGAGGCTGGTCTCCTTATATTTGGAGCGCATGTCCTCGCCGGTCTGGCGCATCGTCTCGATCACCGCGTCCAGGCTGACGATATGCTGGCCGTCGCCCTGCAGGGCCAGATAGGCGGCGTTGATCGCCTTGATCGCGCCCATCGTGTTCCGCTCGATACAGGGGATCTGGACGAGGCCGCCGATCGGATCGCAGGTGAGGCCGAGATTATGCTCCATGCCGATCTCGGCCGCATTCTCGATCTGGCGGTTGGTGGCGCCGAGTGCCGCGGCGAGCCCCGCCGCCGCCATCGAGCAGGCGACGCCCACCTCGCCCTGGCACCCCATCTCCGCCGCGGAGATGGACGCGCGCTTCTTGTAGAGGAAGCCGATCGCCGCCGCCGTCGTCAGCAGCAGGCGGCTGCCTTCGCGGGTGGGGGCGGCGGTGAACACCTCATAATATTTGAGGACCGCCGGCAGCACGCCGGCAGCACCGTTGGTAGGCGCGGTGACGACGCGGCCGCCGGCGGCATTCTCCTCGTTCACCGCCAGCGCCCAGAGGCTCACCCACTCGAACACGGTGGACGGATCGCTGCGCGGCCCGCGGGCGAGCAGGCGATCGTGCAGATCCTTGGCGCGGCGGCGCACCTTCAGGCCGCCGGGCAGCATCCCGTCCGCCGCGCAGCCGCGCGTGACGCAGGCGAGCATCGCCTCGCGCACCGCATCGAGGAAGGCGTGGGTCTCCTCGTCCGATCGCCAGGCGCGCTCGTTGGCGGCGACGATCTCGCCGATGGAGCGGCCGGTGGCGTCGCCGATCTCCAGCAGCCCGGCACCGGAGGAGAAGGGATAGGGCAGGGTGATGTTGACGCGCGCCGCCGGCTCGCCCTCGCGCCGGATCGCGCCGCCGCCGATCGAGAAATAGACCGCCTGCTCGATCCCGCCGTCCGCCGCCCAGGCGGTGAAGCGCATGGCATTGGCGTGGCCGGGCAGGAAGGTGCCGCGGCGGAACAGCAGGTCGCCCTGCTCCACGAACGGCACCGGCGTCCCGCCCGCCAGCGGCAGTGTGCCGCTCTCGCGGATCGCGGCCAGGGCGGTTGGGATCGCATCCGGATCGATCGTCTCCGGCGTCGCGCCGGAGAGGCCGAGCAGGATCGCCGAGTCGGTCGCGTGGCCGTGGCCGGTCAGCGCCAGCGAGCCGAACAGCTCGCACTGCACCCGCGCGACCGGCCCCCGCGCCACCACGCGATCGGCGAAGTCGAAGGCCGCGCGCATCGGCCCGACGGTGTGGCTGCTGGACGGGCCGACGCCGATCGTGAACAGTTCCACCACGCTTATCGCGCGGGCGATGTCGGCGCGCTCCGTGCCGGGGCGCGCATCCGCCAGGTCCGTTTCGCTGTCGCTCATCGGTCGACCTAGCAGCGGCGCCGCCGGAACCGCCAGCGCAAAGATGGGGCGGTTCAGCCGCCGGCGGTGAGCGGCGGGGTCTGCTGGTGCTGGACGACGCGCCACTCCTCATGCGCCAGCCGGCGGTAGGTGGAGGTGCAGTAGGCATGGTAGGCGCGGCCGTCGTCCGCCTCGGCCGTGGCGCTATAGGCGATCACGATCAGCCCTTCCTGCGGCCGCATGATCCGCCCGTCGGCGAAGCTGACGCGCGACCAGCGCGGGGTCTCTGCCACCGCCTCGATCGCCTCCGCGCCGCTCAGCACGTAGGGGATGGTCGGCAGCACCATCACGCAGGCATCGTCGATCGCCGCGCGATAATGGTCGGCATAGCCGGTCCACAGGCCTTCCTCGAACGCCCAAACCCGCTGGTCTTCCACGGCCGCCTCCTCTGATCAGTCGAGGCGGGAAGCGCGGCGGCGCGGCGAATGTTCCCGTCGTGCCGGGGTCGTTCCCACGCCCCCAAGGCAGCCTCAGCCATGTTGGGCAACATGCGTGTCACAATGCAGCATTACACCGGGGTCCAGCCACCAGCGGGGACACGATTCATGAACGCCACCATCGCAGCGGCGGGGCACAGCTCCCGACCGGATCTGGACAAGGGGCTCGGCGTCGCCGGGAAGATGGGTTTCCTCGCCGCGGTCGTCGCGGCGATCGCCTATGTCGCCTACAGCGTCTACTCGGACGCGACCGCGGTGGGGGTGGTCGCCACCGCCTACCTGCCGTACGTGCTGCTGTTCGTCGCCCTGCTGATCGCCCTCGGGTTCGAGTTCGTCAACGGCTTCCACGATACCGCCAACGCCGTGGCCACGGTGATCTACACCAACGCCATGCCGGCGAACGTGGCCGTCGTGTGGTCCGGCTTCTTCAACTTCCTCGGCGTGCTGCTCTCAACGGGCGCGGTGGCGTTCGGTATCGTCTCGCTGCTGCCGGTGGAGCTGATCCTGCAGGTGGGATCGGACGCCGGCTTCGCGATGGTGTTCGCGCTGCTGATCGCCGCGATCATGTGGAACCTGGCGACCTGGTCGCTGGGCATTCCCTCCTCCAGCTCGCACACGCTGATCGGATCGATCATCGGCGTGGGCGTGGCCAATGCGCTGATGCACGGCAAGAGCGGCACCTCCGGCGTGGACTGGGGCAAGGCGACCGAGATCGGCGAGGCGCTGCTGTTCTCGCCGCTGATCGGCTTCGGCCTTGCCGCCCTGC encodes:
- a CDS encoding translocation/assembly module TamB domain-containing protein, which produces MNPALRTTLKWVGIGLAAIVLIVAALLVGINTGPGRAFMARQIGGFTTESGMAFHVDRIDGSIYGRMTLVGLEVRDPKGAFLTAPAVTVDWRPFAYINSKVDVREASAATMTLLRLPELKPVPSDPNAPTLPDIDLAIGRLAIDRFVVEPPVTGKRHIVRLAGSADIADGRARINADADAIRAAGVAGGDRLTLRLDAVPDANRLLIDAKLAAPAGGLVDSYAGLGKPVSLSIDGRGDWANWAGRASGTVGGQVIADLALTGRDGTFAARGDVMPGVILTGPAARLTEPAIAIDATAKLADRKADTVLHARSAAMAVDAAGLIDLANSRLGGFRVQGQLLRPGAIADNAAGRDIRFAATLDGPFATPTVEYRLSAAAASFGTMGIEGVQASGRAVIDTDRIRIPVNATARRVTGLNAAAGGLLTNIAINGNLAYTGGRLISDNIRLRSDRIDATAIVIADFGKGTYTGALKGRVNDYQVDGLGRINLVTDANLVTGPKGGFGIKGRVRVTTRRLDNASIRDQLGGNAVITADVGFDEDGIASVSNLRVTAPNLRVTGGSGRYAPDGRIAFRAQGQSKLYGPFSVTASGTLERPVVKLVAPRPYVGVQLSNVEATLTGSAAGYRVVARGGSPYGPFNADVLIRSGRGPLAIDIATARFAGVDFRGNLVATPAGPFAGTLTLAGSGLNGTVRLAAAGANQRADVDVRASAARIPGDVPITIGRGVIRATAILYPNAPSIQASAALADVTQGSFVLTSLQGRVNYQGGRGTAAVIAKGRSGVPFDIAAQAALSPTLIRANAKGSVNNLAFRLASPAEIRKAGAEWVLSPATVVLPQGQVLIAGRYGATTQATARLNNLDLSIVQAAVPGLGLGGKASGTVEMRLPAGGGLPVVDARLNIARFTRTGALVVSQPVDIALLGRLDNTAGDVRALIRRGGAVVGRMQARLAPIPAGASISDRLFAAALSGGVRYNGPAEVLWTLTGIAGQQVSGPVAVAADFSGRLGQPNVTGIVRANALRYENDVYGTTIANIAVDGRFTQNRFELAKFTGNAGTGTIAASGYVGLDAASGFPMDIRVNLRRAQLARSEAIAATVSGTLAISNSKAAGALIKGDLTIPEVRYEIIRQGAAEVAELEGVRRKNAPPVKPVAETVPSNWKLDIRVRADNRIFVSGMGLEAEWSTDMRIGGTATRPVIVGDLDVLRGTYSFAGRRFELANSSKVTFDGGDFLNPQLNISASTTVESVTATIAIAGRAQAPQISFTSTPNLPQDEVLSRLLFGSSVTSLSPTQAIQLAAALNSLRGSGGGGLNPLGKLRSATGIDRLRVLGADKTAGRGTALAAGQYISNDIYVEVITDARGFTATQLEISLSKALSVLSQTGSFGGSSVNLRYSKDY
- a CDS encoding L-serine ammonia-lyase, yielding MSDSETDLADARPGTERADIARAISVVELFTIGVGPSSSHTVGPMRAAFDFADRVVARGPVARVQCELFGSLALTGHGHATDSAILLGLSGATPETIDPDAIPTALAAIRESGTLPLAGGTPVPFVEQGDLLFRRGTFLPGHANAMRFTAWAADGGIEQAVYFSIGGGAIRREGEPAARVNITLPYPFSSGAGLLEIGDATGRSIGEIVAANERAWRSDEETHAFLDAVREAMLACVTRGCAADGMLPGGLKVRRRAKDLHDRLLARGPRSDPSTVFEWVSLWALAVNEENAAGGRVVTAPTNGAAGVLPAVLKYYEVFTAAPTREGSRLLLTTAAAIGFLYKKRASISAAEMGCQGEVGVACSMAAAGLAAALGATNRQIENAAEIGMEHNLGLTCDPIGGLVQIPCIERNTMGAIKAINAAYLALQGDGQHIVSLDAVIETMRQTGEDMRSKYKETSLGGLAVNVVEC
- a CDS encoding DUF4440 domain-containing protein, whose product is MEDQRVWAFEEGLWTGYADHYRAAIDDACVMVLPTIPYVLSGAEAIEAVAETPRWSRVSFADGRIMRPQEGLIVIAYSATAEADDGRAYHAYCTSTYRRLAHEEWRVVQHQQTPPLTAGG